The following nucleotide sequence is from Candidatus Bipolaricaulota bacterium.
CGCGACCCAGCTCGTCCAAAATTATCAAACTGTTTTTCGTGGCGTTATTTAAAATATTGGCGGCCTCTTCCATTTCCACCATGAAGGTGGATCGGCCGCGAACCAAATTATCCGCGGCGCCCACTCTGGTAAAGATGCGATCGACCGCGCCGATTGTCGCGCTCTCAGCCGGCACGAAAGAGCCGATTTGCGCCAACAAAACGATCAAAGCCGTTTGCCGCAAAAAGCTGGATTTGCCGCTCATGTTCGGCCCGGTCAACAAAATGAATTCATGAGTCTCATGATCCAAAAAAACGTCATTGGGCACGAACGCGTCGGAAACGAATTTTTCAATCACCGGATGGCGGCCGTTTTTTATTTCAATGAATTTTTTCGAAGACATCTCCGGCCGGACATAATTTTCAGCCGCGGCCAAAACGGCCAAGCCGAGCAAGACGTCAAGAACGGCCACGCAAACCGCGGTTTTTTGAATTTCAGAAAAATATTTAATCGCTTCATCTCTGGCCTCTAAAAAAATATCATATTCCATCTTTTTTATTTTCTCTTCCGCTCCCAAAACTTTTTCTTCGTATTCCTTCAGCTCCGGAGTGATATAGCGCTCGGAATTCACCAGCGTCTGCTTTCGAATGTAATCGTCCGGAACCGACGCTTGATTGGCCTTACTGACTTCAATGAAATATCCGAAAACATGATTGTATTTTATTTTCAGCGTCCTGATGCCCGTTTTCTCCGCCTCTTTTTGCTGAAGCCGTCCGATCCAATCCTTGGCATTGGTTGAAATCGAACGCAATTCGTCCAATTCTTTATTAAACCCTTCTTTAATCATTCCACCTTCGGTAATTATGGCCGGCGGCTCTTCAATGAAAACTTTATCCAAAAAAAGAACCAGATCCGTATGCTCTGAAGCGTTTTCATAAATTTCCGACAGCAGTTCCGATTTGCAATCCGCCAAAGACTGCTTCAATTTGGGAATTTGGCGCAAGCTGTTTTTCAGCGCCACCAAATCTCTGGCAGTGGCGCGCCGGCAGCCGATTCTGCCCAAGAGCCGCTCGATGTCAGCCACGTTTTTCAGGGTCTCAGCCAGTCTTTTTTGTTTGGAAATGTCTTTGACCATTTCTTCAACTGAAAAATGACGTCGCTCGATTTCGTTTTTTTTCAGCAACGGATATCGTAGCCACGACCTTAGCATTCTGCCGCCCATGGCCGTTTGCGTGCGATCGATCACGGACAACAAATCTCCGCCTTGTTCGAAATCAACTGCCCGGCCGAAAATCTCCAAATTTCTGATGGTGGCTTCATCCAAGACCATGCGGTCTTTGAAATTGTAAAGCGTGATTTTGGTGATATGTTCCAAATTCGTTTTCTGGGTTTCAATCAAATATCCGAGCAAATTCGCGGCCGCCGCGACGCCGACTTTCAAAAATCCGATGCCGAAACTATCCAGACTTTGAATCTTAAAATGCTTTTTGAGAAATTCCGCCGGATCTTCATAATTGGGAATCTGAAACGGATTGACCGTTTTCAATTTGGAAATCAGCCGCTGGTGATCGGAATTGTTGTAAACGCTCGGCGAGACAATGGCTTCGGATGGCGACAGCCTGAACAATTCATTTTCCACCAAATCCGAATCGTCGAATTCGCCGACTTTGAATTCGCCCGTGGTCAGATCGCAAATGGCCAGCCCCCATTTTCGCGCCGAATAAACCAAAGCGACCAAGTAGTTATTTGATTTATTATCCAAAATATTATTGTCGAGCGTGGTGCCCGGCGTGACAATCCTAACCACTTGCCTTTTGACAATGCCCGGCAAGGATGGGTCTGACAGCTGTTCGCAGATGGCCACTTTTTTGCCGGCTTTGGTCAATTTCGACAAATAGCCGTCGAGAGCGTGATACGGCACGCCGCACATGGGCGTTTCATTATCCGTGCCTTTGTTTCTGGCGGTCAAGGTGATATTTAAAATTTTCGAAGCTTCAATGGCGTCCGGTCCGAACATTTCGTAAAAATCGCCCAGCCGAAAAAACAAAATCGCGTCTTCGTGTTTTTTCTTGATGTCATTGTATTGTTTTAGCATTGGAGTTTCAGGCATACGGCATGAATCATGGAACATGGAGCATGGAACATAACAATATTAAGTTGATCCATGATCTATGATATGTGATACGTGATATGTGATCCATGATTAAACATCTTATCAAATTATTTCAAAAAAACAAAAAAGCCCGCAAAACGCGGCTTAATTCTTTTTTTGTCATTTATTACATACTCCGGCAACCGAAATTTATTCTTTTAAAAACTCCCCAAACACGGTCACTTCCATTTTTGCATTATAATCTTTAGCCGTGTCAGCATCAAAATAGACATTTTCAAATTCTTCATCGCCGAATTCTCCGTTGGGCGATTCCAACAAATCTTCCACCAAAGTCTCCTTAAGCGGGCTGAATTTATAATCGTTCAGGTCAACGTTTTCCATGGAGCCGTCCTTTAGATACTTGATGCCGCAATCATGAAACAAACCGCCGATCACCTGCGCCCAGCGGCCATTGATTTTTATCACGTCAAGCGTGTCTGGCATTGGTTTCTTTTCCTTTTGTTCAATATTGGGTTGTTCAAAATCTCCCGGCATATTTTTATTAAAATTTACAACGCTACTCCAGCGCCGCCTAAATTCTTCTGACGCCAGAAAAACTCATTTACTCTTATAATTATCGAGATCACAACAATTTGAATGAATTTAAAATTGAAAGAATCACCGCCTCATCAAAATAATTGATTTTTCTTTTTGTTTGCATGGCCATCGATAAAACTAATTTTTTTTCAGGGATCATTTCAAAAACAATCACTTGATTTTTACCGGATTCGGCATCATAAGCATAAGACTTAAAAATATGCTCATCGACTACGCATTTATCGACGATTTTATCTTTTAACTCTATTTCGCATAATTCATCAAACAATCCATTAACTGAATCGGGGCTCGACAAGCTTAACTCGTCAGACTCCAAACCAATTGACTCAGCATACTCAAGAAACTTGGTGAAATCGAGGTCAAAAGATAAATCAAATTTTGTAAATTCGGATACGCTTACATCCTGAAAACTGGCCCACTTGTCACTGATGGAAACAAAGCGGCCGGCTCCTAAATATTCCTCCATCCAAAGAGGCAAATCTATCTGAAATTGAATATTATTATTCGTTTGGCTATATGGCTTGCTGTAAATACTAAATTCATTTTTAAATATCTCTCCGTCGCCAAAGGATTTCAATTCCGCATCATATGGAATAAAAATCTCCAAATCACGACAACCACCCCCGGCTTGATCTCCAAACCTTCTGGCAAAATAATCTCGGGATTCGCAAATTACCTTATACTTTTCAGTTATACCATTGCCATCAATCGAAGCCCTGAGAAAATCCAACCCCGTGTCGCTTTCCCAAAGATATTCTTTTTCATGCAAATAACCCTTTGGAATCGCCAAGTCACCAAATTCATTATTCCCTAAATACGCAAAGACTGCGTAACCGGCTGACCCATTCCATGGTTGACATTTGCTTGTCAATAATTCTTCAGTGGAATCGTCGCCCAAATTCACGACATCAAACGCACAAAACTCGGAATCCGCAGTGCCGCCGATATTTGTCGCTTCATCTTTTTTTATTTGTTTCCAGCCGTCTTCTTCCCACCTGTAAACTTCCACATATTGAATTTTACGCTTGTCATTCGCTCGAACAATTACGTCATCTACAATATATTGAATCGCCTTTTCCATTATACCATCCCCGTCAAGATCAAAATTCTTTTCAACCAAATTATGGGATCTCTCCGATATATAGTCTTTGGCACTAAAATCATCAGGTGTAGAAATAAATGAAGGAGCAACATTCTCCACCGCGTCCTCAGACGTTTGAATAATATTTGAGTTATCCAAAACACTCTGACCATCTTTATCAGATTTTGATAAATCAACATTTTCATTCGAACAGGAAACAAGAAACAGCAAAAAAATAATAGTGATTACGGATTTGATGGCGTATTTAATTTTCATAAAATTATTGATAAAACTGACTCGATTCACTTACTCCAGCGCCGCCTTAATCCTTCTCGCCACGCTTGAGCGGAAAGGCAAGCTTTCCGCTGGGTTAAGGCATTTTTGTTTCATGCTACATGTTTCATGTTCCATGATTATTCCAGCACCGCCTTAATCCTCCTCACCCCGGCCGAACTCGATTCTTCTTTTTTAATTCTGAACTTGCCCAGCTCGCCCGTATGCGTCACATGCGGGCCTCCGCAGATTTCGCGGGAGAAAATATCATCGCCTTCGCCAACCGTGTACACTTTCACTTTCTCCCCGTACTTTGATTCAAAAACTCCCATGGCTCCGATTTTTTTCGCTTCATCCAAAGTAATTTCTTCGCATGACACCGGATAATCTTTTTCAATCGCTTCATTGACGTTTTTTTCAACCTCGGCCTTTTGCTCATCAGTCATTTTTTCATTATGCGAAAAATCAAATCTCAATCGCTCGGGAGTGATATTGGAACCTTTTTGAAACACTTCATTGCCCAAAACTTTTCGCAAGGCGGCCAGCATCAAGTGCGCGGCCGTGTGCAGGCGCTTGGTTTCTTCGGACGCGTCGGCCAAACCGCCTTTGAACCTGCCGGCTGACGCGGTTTTTGATAATTCCTGATGTTTTTTGAATTCTTCGGCGAATTCTTTTTCATCTATTTCAATGCCGATTTCTTTGGCCATTTCGCTAGTCATTTCCAAGGGAAAGCCATATGTTGAAAATAAAATGAAAGCTTCTTTGCCGGAAATATTTTTATCCTTGGCCATTTTGGAAAATTCCCGTTCGCCTTTTTCCAAAGTCATTCGAAACTTTTCTTCTTCTTTTTTAAGTTCATCGAAAATCTCCGCTTCCCTATTTTTCAATTCAACGTAAGGATCGGAGATCAAATCAACAACCACGCTCGCCACCTCGGCCGTGAAATTTCGCTCAATGCCCAGCTGTTTGGCTTGACGAATAGCTCGCCTAATCAATCTTCGCAAAATATAACCTTGATCGACGTTGGACGGCGCCACGGCGTGGTCATCGCCCAAAATCATGACCGAGGCTTTAAGGTGATCAGCAATGATTCTCATCGAAACGGTTATCTTTTCGCTCTCATCATATTTTTTCCCTGACAATGCTTCAATTTTTTCAATGATCGGCCAAAAAAGTTCTGTTCGATAATTATCGTCAAAACCGTTCATCACGGCCAAAGTTCGCTCCAGCCCCATGCCGGTGTCAACGTTCTTTTGAATCAATTGCTCGTAATTTCCATCAGCGGTTTTATTGTATTGCATGAAAACATCATTCCAGATTTCCACCCAATTTTTCTCGTCGGTTTGAGGATTGCTGTCCTTTGACGGATTGCCCTCGCCGATGAAATAAAACATTTCCGTGTCAGGACCGCACGGACCTGTCTCGCCTGCCGGTCCCCACCAATTGTCTTTTTTCCCCAAAAAAACTATTTTGTGGTCTGCTAAGCCCAAATTTTTCCAAACGCCGGCGGACTCATCGTCTTTGGGAGAGTTATCGTCGCCTTCAAAGCAAGTGATTGCCAATTTTTCAAGCGGCAAGCCCAGCCATTTTTTATCAGTTAAAAATTCAAAGCTCCATTCGATCGCTTCTTTTTTAAAATAATCGCCGAGCGACCAATTGCCGAGCATTTCAAAAAAAGTGTGGTGAAACGCGTCGCCGACTTCGTCGATATCGTCGGTTCTGACGCATTTTTGAAAATCAACCAGACGCTGGCCCTGCGCGTGAGATTCGCCCATCAAATAAGGTACAAGCGGGTGCATGCCGGCCGTGGTGAATAAAACGGTCGGGTCGTTTTCCGGGATCAGCGAAGCTGAAGCGACTTGTTTGTGGCCTTTACTGACGAAAAATTCAATGTATTTTCGCCTGAGTTCTGAAGCTGTGATTTTATTCATATTCATATAATTTCTACCCCACTTGCTTGCCCGCAGTAGCATTAGCGAAGGCAAGAGTTGGCGATATCCAAAACTGACTTGGGGTCAGGCGGAATTCGTTTATAATTAGCTATTTCATCCGACTAAAGTCGGGTGGAATTTATTTATACTCGGCAATTGCATCCATTTTACCCAATTTATCATTTTTTTTCAAATCAAAAAGCGGAAAATGAGATTCCCCGCTAGTTTTCATCGGGATTGATCCTTTCCACGGTTTTCAGAACAAACCGCGACGGATTACCGTTATATATTCTCAGAAGGACGAAGCGCCATCCGACCTTTTCTTTATACTCGACCGGCTGACAGGCGTTGTTGATCATTCTGATGAAGCGGTGGTCTTCAGGCATACTCGCCGAGATCGAATCTCCAAGCAATCGGGCGAGCGCTTCGACCGCTACCAATGCGTTCGAGTATTTTCGCCCCAATTTCTCGGAGCGCCTCATGTACTGGTTTCGCGCGTGTCGAGTGATCCTGACTCGATCCACCCAACTGTCCCAGCGCTTGAACTGGAATGAGAGGATCTCAACGACCAAACCCGGACGCAAGCAGAAGATAAGAATCATCTGCTCGGACTCGGCCGAATATATCTGCTTTCTAGCGCTTATAGTCTGCCAGGGGCAATTCGCGAGAAAGCCGGCCAAACCGACCTTGCCGCGATGCCTGAGCAGAGTAAGCGGGGGCACCAGCGCTCCAAAAAGAACTTTGCTGCCGATGTACATCATCCTCTTTAACCGATTGTCCAAAAGGACAACAGGCGGCCGTCGAGGAACGATCGTGGCTCTCGTCGGTTCCTCCATATCTTCCAACTGCTGCGCCACCATCTTAGGCCTCCTTTCCGCCGTTTCTGTGAAGAATATATAGTACCTAATATTTGAAAATTTGTCAATGATGTGTCAATCCCCGATCACGCCCCCGCCCAGCCTTCGCCCTTCCGCCTTCGCATTAAGCTTCGGCGGACAAGTTGGGCTTCGGCTGGCACGCCAGCCCATTTAATTTATTAAATCACTGTACCTCCTAAAACTTCTTTACCTTTCCAAAAAACAATTGACTGTCCGGGCGTGACCGCCCACTGGGGCTTTTTAAATTCCACAAAATATCCGTCTTTATCCTTTGAAATCACCACTGCTGTTTCCGGACTGGCGTAGCGGATTTTCGCCGTGCATTTTAGCGGGAACGCTCCATCGCGCGTTCCTGCGAGCCATTGAATATTTTTCAACTTTAATCTTTCAAATTTCAACTTCTCATGGTTTTTATCTTTGGTCACGTACAAAACGTTGTCTTTATCATCTTTTTCAACCACAAAATACGGCCCTCCGGCCAGCCCGATGCCCTTTCTCTGGCCGATGGTGTACAAAGCCAGTCCTTTATGCTCGCCCAAAACTTTTTTCGAATCAATGTCTTTTATTTCCCCCGGTTTCAATTCCAAATAATCCGCCAGAAATTCTTGCAAATCACCTGACGGCACGAAACAGACTTCCTGCGATTCTCTTTTCGCGGCCGTGGGCAAACCGTTTTTGGCCGCGATTTTTCTAACCTTTGGCTTGGTCAAATGCCCGACCGGGAACATTATTTTTGAAAGCTGTTTCTGATTCAAACGATACAGAAAATAAGACTGGTCTTTTTCCTTGTCTTTTCCTTTATATAAATGATATTGATCGCCTTTCTTTTTTACCTGCGAGTAGTGGCCGGTGGCCAAGTGAGTGGCGCCGAGCTTTTCAACCTTGTCCAAAAGCTCGCCGAACTTTATAAACTGATTGCAACGAACGCACGGATTGGGCGTTTTGCCCGCATTGTATTCGAGCAAAAAATTGTCCACCACTTTTTCTTTGAACGGCATTTGCAAATTAACCACGTAAAAAGGAATGCCGAGCATGTCGCAAACGCGTTTGGCGTCGTCTCGCGATTCTTTGGAGCAACAAATATTCTCTCGGACTTTTTCCCCGTCTTCTTTCGACCAAAATTTCGCAAACACCCCGAACACGTCATACCCCTTTTTCTTCAATAAAAAAGCGGCCACGCTGGAATCAACGCCGCCGGAAAGGGCCACCGCTATCTTTGGTTTTGAATTTGAAGACATAATCATTCTTTTTCAATGGCCGTCATGACGTCGCCGGGACTTTTGTATTTGGGAATCACTCCCTCGGCTTGCAATTCAGCCGCTATTTTCACGGCTTTGTCCCGATCGCATGAATACGACAAGTATTCCGAATAGCCTTTTTTGCTTATAGCGGACAAAACCGCCTCGGGTAAATACGGCGTGCCGGACATTTTTTGCAAATAATCTTTAAATTGTTGAGGAGTTATTTTCATATTACAAATTATGGAGGGCTTATTAGCTGATCAGCTTGTAGCTTATTAGGTGGATTTAAGGCCACCTACAAGCTAACAAGCTACAACCTACCACCTTTAATTATTTCAAAAAATGACTTAACAATTCGTAGACCTCATCATAATTTTTGCTGATGTCCGAACCCAGCACCAGAGAAATCACTTCCCTTCCTTGTCCTCGAGCCTTGCTGATCAGGCATCTGCCCGCTTCTTCCGTGTAACCGGTCTTTCCGCCGAGAAGATACAAATCGCGGTCAACCAATTTATTTGTATTTTCTATCCAGATTATTTTATCGCCTTCTGCCGTTTTTATTTTCACCGGATATTTTTTCAAGGTGGTGGCTTCCAAAAATTCGAATTTGGAAAAAGCCGCTCGGCTGATTTTCGCCAAATCTCTGGCCGTGGACAGATTATATTCGGACAAACCGGTCGGCTCGATAAAACCGGTATTGAGCGCGCCCAGTTCCTTGGCTTTTTGGTTCATCAACGCGACGAATTCGGTTTCGGACAAACCGGTCGAACGCATCAGCGCCCGCGCCGCATTGTTTTTTGAAGCCAGCAATGTGGCCATGAACAAATCTTTGATATTGATGCTGTCCCCGGCAACCACGTTCAATCCGGCGCCGCCGACATTATCCGATTCGACGAAGTTCGCCCGATCTCCCCAACCCGGATTGTGATCAAGAAAAACGAGCGCCGTGATCAATTTGCTGATGCTGGCGATCGGCCGAATTTGATCAATATTTTTCCCATAAAGAATTTCTCCGGTCTTGGCGTCAATGCTGATGGCCGACTCAGCCGTCAATTCAGGCTGATAATCGGTCGTGTCCTCCAAAACGACAATGCTGGCCGCGGGCACGGGCGACCAGGCGTTGATTCTGTTGTCATCCCACCGCGTTTCAGACTTCAAAGCTCGCCAAATTTGCCTTGATTTGTCGAAGAAATAAAGGCTTTTCGGCTGACGGCTGTCACCTTGAAATTTCAATGAAAGCAGCACCGGTTTTGACAAAAAACCGCTTTGCCCGGCATTGACTTCGTACCAATAAAAATTGCTGACCGCTTTTTTTCCGCTCGGAATGGCCATCACTTGCTCTGCCCACATTTTCACTTCCAGCGGGGAAAAAAACTGACTCGGAAAAATAGGCAGCCAAAAATTATCATCGAAACTTTTGACGGAATACCCGGACTTCAGAGTATTTTGATCGAATTTTACAATTCGTTCCCCTGTCGCGACGGTCAAAGACGGCCATAACAGCAAGCCGGCCAAAATAAGGATTGCCGATTTTTTCATATTTTGTTTTTATTTTTTTTCGATTTATTATTCTTGAATCAATTCGAGCGTTTGATACATCTGATTTACCGTTTTCCCCGATCCGGCCAAATACAAATCATAATCGCTGTCCGGCAAATCAAGGAACGCTTTGGTCATTGGCGCGCCGTCAACGGCCGAAGTGTCATCGTAAACGGTCAGCACCAGACCGCTCGGCAAAACTTTTTTTGAAATATTTTCATCGGCGAGCGCGGGCCTGGGAATATCTTTCTGCAAAACCAAGTCAACCGACTCGCCGTTTCTGGAAAAAGTCACGTTTAGCGCCGCGTGTCCGACATCGACAGCTTCTTCTTTGACTTGCCAGCCGGCCGGATATTGCATTTTGAAGCCGAATTGATTATTCTCGTAATTTTTCCAAACATCGGTTTTCACTCCCTCAATGTAATATTCCAAGACACGAAGTTTAAAATTTTTCTTATCGGTAAAGGAGCCCAAAATATTGGCTTCTCGACCCAAATACTGACCGGCTATTTCCGGGGTCACCGAACCTTCGAGCAATAAATGGTCGCCGTTTTCCTGAAGCAAATACAAATTGTTCAAAGTCTGAAAAAGGCGGCCTTGCTTCCAAACTTGTATTTGTTTGACTTCAAACAAACCCGACTCATTGAAATCGCCAGTAATCGTCACCTTATTATCGATCAAATCGGTCAAAGAATCGTCTAAAGCCAAAGGAATTTCTTCTCCCTCGGAAATAAAAATCAAGTTTTCTCCGTCCGTGGCGATCACTCCCTCCTTAACCGCGTTTTGCTCGGTCGTATTATCTTCGCTCGCGACTTCATTTGAAACCTTCGGATTCTCCGACGCGGGTTCGTCATGAAAGGAGATTTTCTTTTGACAGCCGGCCAATGAAAAAACGACTACAATCACGAAAATCGAAATAAAAAGCTTTTTCATATTATTTCCATTATGAATCTTAATTTCATTATCATTTTAGCAATATTTTAATTTTTTTTCAATGTTAGAACGCGACGCGGCCGACGACGTCGCGTAAAACAAAAACAGGCCCAATCAAGGCCCGTTTTACAAACAAAAAAATCGATTATTATTGAAAACCTTTTTCCGTTAAAATATGCTGCCCCTTGTCCAACCCTTGCGTGCCCTTTTCCAAATAAAACAGCACGGAGAAACTCTCATCGTTCAAAACACTGAACGCGTAATCACAATCCTTTCCAAAAGTTTGAACGCACGAAAGGCCCTTTGAAGCCGGATCTTTCAATTGGCTGATATTGTTTATCAATTTGACGACTTCTTCTCCCCGGCAGTCCGCCACCAAAGCGCCTTCCTGGCAGGTCTGCCCGTTGTAGGAACCTGTTTGATTGTAAATGATTTTCATCGCGCTTCGAATAATATTCATGTCTTCGATCCGACGATTGTCGCGCGTCTTTTTTTGCGCGCCGTTCACGCCCAAACTGGCCAGCGTGGCCAAGATGCCGATGACCGCGGTCGCGATGATTATTTCGATCAAAGTGAATTTTTTATTATCCATATGTTGATTTTATTGAAAGCTAAACTTCTCCGCCTTGCATGGCCAGACCGATGGCGATTGAAAATCTGGGACCGATTTTGAATAATATGTCTTTTAAATCTTCCGGGTATATTATTCTCGCCCAAGGATTGCCGATGAACGTTTTGATATTCAAATTCTCAGTGAAATACCCGCCCAACCCCGGAACGTACGCGCTGCCGCCGGTCAAAATGATTTTGTCCACTCTTTTATTTTTATTTTCCGACTGTCTCAAAAACGAATCGATCACGAACCTAACTTCGTTCAAGATGGGCTCGAACATTTTTTGCAAATTGAGCGGCACGTTCTTTTGCATTTCCGGCTTGGCCGCGAGATCGCGTTTGAGTTGTTCGGCCTGCGAGACATCTATATTCAAAATCTTCGCGATTTCTTTGGTGATATCCAAACCGCCGACATTGACGCTGCGATCATAATGCGGCACGCACATGTCCACCACGCTGATGTCCGTGCTGACCGCTCCCACGTCCACGAGCAACATGGTTGATTTGTCTTTTCCGGTCAGCGCCCTGATCATGGCGAAGCTCTCGGTCTCCAAGCTGACCAAATTCAAACCGGCTTTTTTGAAAATATCTATGTATTTTTGAATCAAAACTTTGCTGGCGGCCGTGATTAAAATTTTCAAATTCACGATTTCACCGCTCTTTTTATTTTTCAGTTCATCAACATCTCCCACGATTTTCCAATCCAGCACCATGTCGTCGAGCGGCATGGGCAAAATCTTCACCGCCTCCTTTTCCACAGCGCTTGAAATTTTATCTTTGGAACCGAGTTCCTTGGCATCGATTCCCTGAACGCTGATGATTGAGCTGAAAACCATGGGCGCCGGCAAAGCGGTGTAGGTTTGAGTGGCTAAAATCCCCGAGGTCTCTAATATTTTTTTGATTATTTTAGCCGCTTCCTCGGGCTGATCGATATAATTTTCCTTTTTGGCGTGAGTTGATCTTTCAAGATATCCGTAATTTTCCAATTTCAATCTTCCTTCTTCACTCGAAAGCTCCACCAGCTTGATGCTGCTGCCGCCGATGTCCACTCCCAAAAAATTTTTGCTCTTTTTTCCACCGAATAATGCCATATTAAAAAATCAATTATTTGCTGAATTACATTATATCACAAATGAATGGCGTTTTAAAATTCCGGCCAAGGCCTCTTCAATCATTATTTCTTTTTAGACTTTTTGCCGACGACAAACAGAAAAATCAAACTGCCGACAACATAGGTGCCCAGAGGGGCCCAAAGACCCAAAACCTGCATAATCGTGAAATTCGCGTCAGTGATTTCCTCAACGCTTTCAATCGGCCTCAGCACAATGGCGTCTTTGTCCAAATTCAGTTTTATTCTGGCCTCCTTATTGGCGTCATTGAAAACTTTCAAATATTCTTTCTTTTCGTAATCCAAAACTTTTACGCCGGAAACAAAATTAATGGGCTGATCGGAATCTTGGCCCAAATAATACGCCAAGCCGTCCGTTTTTTCCAAATCCGAACAATCTTTGGCCCACTGCGAGCCCAAAAGAACGGACACCGAATCTTTGGAAGAGAAATCAGCTCCCACGATCGGAAAAGCGACCGTATAAAATTCCTGACAAACCGGCTCAACATTTTTAAAAAAATTCTTATCATAAACGCCTCTGGCCAAATCGCTTCGAACCATGGCGTCATTGAATTCGAAAAGTTTGCTGTCTTTGAAATCAAGCGCTTCATTGACGCTGATCGGGCCGACACGGCCGTTTTTCAGCATTTCATAAGCGTCAACGCTGGTGACGCTGAAGGCCACGGAGAAAAAAACTCCTACGGCCAGGCCGACCAAGCCCAAAGCTCCCAAATTTCTGGCAATCGCCGGACCGATAATCAACAAAACGAGAATCGAACCCAAAAGCAAGAGGACGAACGCGTACACCGTGGTGGCGCCGGCCAAAAAATACAATTCGACGAAAAACAACATCCAGCCGAACATCACCAGCAAGCCGCCGAAAAATGATTTTAAAAATTTCCTCCTGGTCATATCTATTTTTTTTCCTCGGCCCGCCGGTCAAGCGCCGAATTGACCAAAGCGTCCGCTTTTTTATTTTTTTCCCGAGGCACATGATGAAAAACAACTTTTTTGAAATCA
It contains:
- the pilM gene encoding type IV pilus assembly protein PilM; the encoded protein is MALFGGKKSKNFLGVDIGGSSIKLVELSSEEGRLKLENYGYLERSTHAKKENYIDQPEEAAKIIKKILETSGILATQTYTALPAPMVFSSIISVQGIDAKELGSKDKISSAVEKEAVKILPMPLDDMVLDWKIVGDVDELKNKKSGEIVNLKILITAASKVLIQKYIDIFKKAGLNLVSLETESFAMIRALTGKDKSTMLLVDVGAVSTDISVVDMCVPHYDRSVNVGGLDITKEIAKILNIDVSQAEQLKRDLAAKPEMQKNVPLNLQKMFEPILNEVRFVIDSFLRQSENKNKRVDKIILTGGSAYVPGLGGYFTENLNIKTFIGNPWARIIYPEDLKDILFKIGPRFSIAIGLAMQGGEV